A single region of the Epinephelus moara isolate mb chromosome 16, YSFRI_EMoa_1.0, whole genome shotgun sequence genome encodes:
- the LOC126403325 gene encoding BCL-6 corepressor-like — protein sequence MVDGGSSYRMNPLAALSIDCNALVGENFRPHGGIFYPSIHPLSAEKPQEACTSLPLGYDLLYKPGVTVLDSQKSTNEYVGLHKSPPPGLQKTLVVPAAGGDGLGLDRRVLPNDKQSEVGPNGAGSFLRLPWISPYADATMYPFLDMAYKASFLSQPSPFLHQQLAYQSLCVAGAGSGTPGEDRLFYLPHYGPAHISSPLGPLIRIPAATSVPAVLSPLPHSQDKALQGLGPQVHQEHSAFSTSPRIHQEPQPQAVLHTERQHGSSSSGPKSSQSTSTKNTVSSSSSGNTGAPVSSSTSTAASEAPTVTHSPCSAPPPLSHTTTDLQKPLHRTTSSSSTSLSVSHSFNSSELCSPVHSGSNKTKDARSDHCTAECLSPVKTSLDQVVPQRPAKTPKEIPLDVSAKELEEFSNGFPSKFEALAKLGYLPPSHYGLLAGQDRNLKEGLPPSVSTSAKTPDRAEMISTAPSSWVVPGPSPAGSSDLNRGSQSLKTKSVDNISHQPQPQNSPGRNTVEVTSIPSPASREKPSASSPKSKVEWPRVPLTDVENPNSKTETLVCPRKQSTSSAKPEAQESQPQPQPQQQQQTRVGNSSGQIYCDSYLPPGLGYTNRYIPYSVAENMSMHNMDIPGKGPVYSHPALLSSSSSIYPPRIAPKLPYGVHPNQGDFMTYQNSRGVAPPSVSSHPGLDRLDDKTWIAEPQRNQEKLNANNKRDKSTNQTTKSSVKGLASATDDVVYIDLVRDEVNNDASPNMRSREDSSKHGCGGCAHIQEREPPKALPSSQAAEQRQDLPPSQPQLPYHNSSSPPPCSEGISEEIPGEDEPLSPFPDIPEEQTMRCARTSPQQFSRRCKTGAPGGAEDSIPGNGVESTADEAKPEASANKNVDPEQSLPRNGNALGPSSKESCSSDQNSNVGSVCAVTSQKSPACHSDSPVSSSQGPVCRDLSSQVPVCRSLNPRINPKSPTSNSGDLNLVSRSFVGPCCRNLSPRTPMYEPRLFSGPAPGNTNPNCRSMNPRFTSCETHNAVRPVCGNISLRTVCGKNYISCPNCGSMLSKAQTFGNNNPRVPTFGTSFPLGPNCQHLSPPVNGGFKVTPADLTPEPPANKNLLSKDAESRRDGTNSASSAVGNEDIQDSVDHLADDDEGSCCSKNRRSGLTKRIANSSGYVGDRFKCVTTELYADSSKLSREQRALQRAMLRFSELELKEKEGGRGEEEEGVVTAAAVMTVAAEAGETELADGQEGDEGREGDEEEEEGRKKEGGRTPSAAAEAPRGFHPSCPHNCLSVLPLCRHTDNLPVVREKDDSSVEEQKKNRDEGGNVQEEKNKEERTLIPQQQQQQQQQQQQQQQRFLSTARGLFQGHGSTPALARSNPGAAINRRRIFSLEPFHQSSIISSRLKRGREEDREEDREEEDRTGNPNKKTKSATDSTLDDVKKLKVCIELNGLRLNKPRLPGELRQWLPSGQKSAEVNRKFRVDVPAVRGRSEIKDGWCDPMFVRRDNQRVFHVATPSSPAHLPRQPCSSAPRQPSPATLTSLTSLASPRLQDKHQKLRESRRASSFLPSLPPLPPSSSSSSFSSPDNHPFRCHDDDLNKPKGKRSCKTKHTGGDTARDEDRDGGGSDDEMSGKVSPSEQPQSPQHTHVTRPAPPEVRRLIVNKNAGETLLQRAARLGYEEVVLHCLERRICDVNHRDNAGYCALHEACARGWLGIVRHLVEHGADVNCSAQDGTRPLHDAVENDHMEVVRFLLACGADPTLTSYSGRGPINMTHSVAMETFLEDYLSDLQGRSKGDPGICWEFYGSSVCEPSSEGGQYNILADPPGPEEDEEDEEEDEDEEQRARREVFEFELSDRPLLPCYNIQVSLSEGPRNWLLLADVLGRLRMTSRSFRRLFPQLNVQSIPEDEFYRQASLSQLLTGPDEQELVSFRPDVKDPLELVEATPELAGMLGSSLEFVDSRWDLLEASPPPTPPPPPISRPSQRPVQRFPPLLVPQRQGVTGAGGKVDSVFQNRTAESGQCKEFKNLGYSAPAAKMETKMATSVWEPQQLGSKNAAIPAKPNMTVTASVWEPQRLRSKNTGITNLTHSDSKMDSNMWEPQRQQSKNTGIPNPANPDSKIDSSMWEQQRHHSKDPGIAHSKMDSSSWEDQNPGNRSTVNTPFKSDLAVGASMWEPQRLRSRNAVTSDAKVDAALSEPQRIPSKNTANPANSNGAADANAWKRQSHRSKTDKVSDSTKPGALVDGSVGEPQQLQSQNAGISSPAKLNATVDANKWECHGIKRVGSTGTAPKREANPCNTHDDGGKTIKMDAAWQRNLGNVRVHIRDLGMKVAGGAIHRDVKKEQGKSTAKGARVKTRS from the exons GTGGATGGTGGCTCCTCTTACAGGATGAACCCTCTAGCTGCCCTCAGCATCGACTGCAACGCCCTGGTCGGGGAAAACTTCCGCCCCCACGGAGGAATCTTCTACCCCAGCATCCACCCTCTCTCTGCTGAAAAGCCTCAGGAAGCCTGCACTTCCCTCCCGCTAGGCTACGATCTCCTGTACAAACCGGGTGTCACTGTGTTGGACAGCCAGAAATCCACGAACGAGTATGTTGGACTTCATAAGAGCCCCCCTCCAGGGCTGCAGAAGACACTGGTGGTCCCTGCTGCAGGAGGTGATGGACTGGGACTGGACCGCAGAGTTCTACCCAATGACAAGCAGTCGGAGGTGGGTCCGAACGGTGCTGGCAGCTTCCTGAGATTGCCCTGGATCAGCCCTTATGCTGATGCAACAATGTACCCCTTCCTGGACATGGCCTACAAGGCCTCCTTCCTGTCCCAGCCCTCACCTTTCCTCCACCAGCAGCTGGCCTATCAGTCTTTGTGTGTGGCTGGGGCAGGAAGTGGCACACCAGGGGAAGACAGACTCTTCTACCTGCCTCATTATGGCCCCGCCCACATCTCCTCCCCACTGGGCCCTCTAATCAGGATCCCTGCGGCCACATCAGTTCCAGCTGTCCTTTCACCCTTGCCCCACAGCCAGGACAAGGCCTTACAGGGCCTCGGCCCTCAGGTGCATCAGGAACACTCTGCCTTCAGCACTAGTCCACGGATTCACCAGGAACCACAGCCTCAAGCTGTTCTTCACACCGAGCgacaacatggcagcagcagcagcggcccAAAGTCAAGTCAATCCACGTCCACCAAGAacactgtcagcagcagcagcagtggaaaCACTGGTGCCCCAGTAAGCAGTTCGACCAGCACTGCTGCTTCAGAGGCCCCAACAGTTACCCACTCTCCATGCTCGGCTCCCCCACCCCTCAGCCACACCACCACAGACCTCCAGAAGCCTCTGCACAGGACCACCTCCTCATCCTCAACCTCCCTGTCAGTGTCTCATTCCTTTAACAGCTCAGAGCTCTGTTCCCCCGTGCACTCAGGCAGCAACAAAACCAAAGATGCCAGGTCTGACCACTGTACTGCAGAGTGTCTTTCACCTGTGAAGACATCACTAGACCAAGTTGTACCTCAAAGACCTGCCAAAACCCCCAAGGAGATACCTTTAGATGTGTCCGCCAAAGAGCTGGAAGAATTCTCAAACGGATTCCCATCCAAATTTGAGGCCCTGGCCAAGCTGGGGTATTTACCCCCATCTCATTACGGGCTGCTGGCCGGTCAGGACCGGAACCTAAAGGAGGGTCTACCCCCATCTGTTAGCACGTCAGCTAAGACTCCGGATCGTGCTGAGATGATCAGCACTGCACCCTCTTCTTGGGTTGTTCCGGGTCCTTCCCCAGCTGGCAGCTCTGACCTTAACAGAGGCTCCCAGAGTCTGAAAACCAAGAGTGTGGACAACATCTCTCATCAACCACAGCCTCAAAACTCACCTGGCCGCAACACAGTTGAGGTAACCAGCATTCCCAGCCCCGCCTCAAGGGAAAAACCCTCTGCATCATCCCCAAAGTCCAAAGTGGAATGGCCCCGAGTCCCATTGACTGATGTGGAGAATCcaaacagtaaaacagaaaCTCTTGTATGCCCCAGAAAACAGAGCACATCTTCTGCTAAACCAGAAGCTCAAGAGAGCCAACCTCAACCTCAGcctcaacagcagcagcagactcgTGTGGGAAACTCCTCCGGTCAGATCTATTGTGACTCCTACCTCCCTCCTGGCTTAGGGTACACCAACCGCTATATCCCATATTCAGTCGCTGAGAATATGTCCATGCACAACATGGACATACCAGGCAAAGGACCTGTCTATTCCCACCCTGCCCtgttgagcagcagcagcagcatttacCCACCTCGCATTGCCCCAAAACTTCCATATGGAGTACACCCAAACCAGGGTGACTTCATGACATACCAGAACTCCCGGGGGGTGGCCCCTCCGTCTGTCTCCTCCCACCCAGGTCTTGACCGACTTGACGATAAAACCTGGATTGCTGAACCACAGAGGAACCAGGAAAAACTGAATGCTAACAACAAGAGAGACAAGTCAACAAACCAGACCACAAAGTCCTCAGTCAAAGGCCTCGCCTCCGCTACAGATGACGTAGTCTACATCGACCTGGTGCGTGACGAGGTGAACAATGATGCATCCCCCAACATGCGCAGCAGAGAGGATTCCTCTAAACATGGCTGCGGTGGCTGTGCCCACATCCAAGAAAGAGAGCCTCCAAAAGCCCTTCCTTCCAGCCAGGCTGCAGAGCAGAGACAAGACTTACCACCTTCCCAACCACAACTTCCTTATCACAACTCTTCGTCACCTCCTCCCTGCAGTGAGGGGATCTCGGAGGAGATCCCAGGAGAGGACGAGCCACTAAGTCCATTCCCAGACATCCCAGAGGAACAGACGATGCGCTGTGCCCGAACTTCTCCACAGCAGTTTTCTAGACGGTGTAAAACTGGAGCTCCTGGTGGTGCTGAGGACTCAATACCAGGTAATGGTGTTGAGAGCACTGCTGATGAAGCCAAACCAGAGGCCTCggcaaataaaaatgttgaccCTGAGCAGAGCCTCCCCAGGAATGGCAACGCCTTGGGTCCTTCCAGCAAAGAAAGTTGCTCCAGTGACCAAAACAGCAATGTGGGCTCGGTGTGTGCCGTCACCAGCCAGAAGAGTCCAGCTTGCCATTCAGATAGTCCAGTTAGCAGCAGTCAGGGACCAGTATGTAGAGACTTAAGTTCTCAGGTCCCAGTATGCAGGAGTTTGAACCCCAGGATCAACCCGAAAAGTCCCACATCAAACAGTGGAGATCTAAATTTGGTCAGCAGAAGTTTTGTGGGTCCGTGTTGCAGAAATCTGTCTCCGAGGACCCCGATGTATGAACCCAGACTTTTCAGTGGTCCAGCTCCTGGAAATACCAACCCAAACTGCAGGAGCATGAATCCACGATTTACAAGTTGTGAAACCCACAATGCTGTGCGCCCAGTTTGTGGAAACATCAGTCTCAGGACTGTTTGCGGAAAGAACTATATTAGTTGTCCAAATTGTGGAAGTATGCTCTCTAAAGCCCAGACTTTTGGAAATAACAATCCCAGGGTGCCCACGTTCGGAACCAGCTTTCCTCTGGGCCCAAACTGTCAGCATCTTTCACCCCCTGTCAATGGAGGCTTCAAAGTGACGCCTGCAGATCTGACTCCAGAACCACCAGCTAACAAAAACCTTCTTTCCAAGGACGCAGAGTCCAGGAGAGACGGGACAAACTCTGCCAGCTCTGCAGTTGGAAACGAAGACATCCAGGACAGCGTGGATCACCTGGCAGACGATGATGAGGGCTCCTGCTGCAGCAAGAACCGGCGTTCCGGCCTCACCAAACGCATCGCCAACTCCTCCGGCTATGTGGGTGACCGATTTAAATGTGTGACCACAGAGCTTTACGCCGACTCCAGCAAGctgagcagagagcagagagcgCTTCAG CGTGCGATGCTGCGCTTCTCTGAGCTGGagctgaaggagaaggagggaggaagaggagaggaagaggaaggagtggtgacagcagcagcagtgatgacggTGGCAGCGGAGGCGGGAGAGACGGAGCTGGCAGACGGCCAGGAGGGAGAcgaagggagagaaggagacgaggaggaggaggaggggaggaagaaagaaggaggaagaaCTCCCTCTGCAGCCGCCGAGGCTCCaagag GTTTCCATCCTTCCTGTCCTCACAACTGCCTTTCCGTCCTGCCACTGTGCCGTCACACCGACAACCTCCCCGTCGTCCGAGAGAAGGATGACAGCTCAGTggaggagcagaagaagaacAGAGATGAAGGAGGAAATGTGCAGGAGGAGAAGAACAAAGAGGAAAGGACTTTAATcccacaacagcaacaacaacaacagcaacaacaacagcaacaacaacaaaggttTCTGTCCACAGCCAGAGGCCTGTTCCAGGGACACGGCTCCACGCCGGCGCTTGCCCGTTCAAACCCCGGCGCGGCGATAAACAGGAGGCGCATCTTCAGTCTGGAGCCGTTTCACCAGAGCAGCATCATCAGTAGCCGGctgaagagagggagggaggaggacagagaggaggacagggaggaggaggacaggacgGGAAACCCCAACAAGAAGACCAAGTCCGCCACCG ACTCGACTCTGGACGACGTGAAGAAGCTGAAGGTTTGCATCGAGCTCAACGGTCTCCGTCTCAACAAGCCCCGCCTCCCCGGGGAGCTTAGACAATGGCTTCCCTCTGGCCAGAAGTCGGCGGAGGTCAACAGGAAGTTCAGAGTGGACGTCCCAGCTGTCAGGGGGAGGTCAGAGATCAAAGACGGCTGGTGTGACCCTATGTTTGTGAGGAGGGACAACCAGAGAG ttttcCACGTGGCCACGCCCTCTTCTCCCGCTCATCTCCCACGACAACCGTGTAGCTCCGCCCCTCGACAACCCTCCCCTGCAACCCTGACCTCCCTCACCTCCCTTGCCTCCCCTCGCCTCCAGGACAAGCATCAGAAGCTGAGGGAGAGCCGAAGAGCCTCCAGTTTCCTCCCTTCTttacctcctcttcctccctcttcctcctcctcctccttttcctcacCTGACAACCATCCCTTCCGCTGCCATGACGACGACCTAAACAAGCCGAAGGGCAAGCGTTCCTGCAAGACGAAGCACACGGGAGGAGACACGGCAAGGGACGAGGACAGAGACGGAGGAGGAAGTGACGATGAGATGAGTGGGAAG gtcTCCCCGTCCGAACAGCCTCAGTCTCCGCAGCACACACACGTCACCCGACCTGCCCCCCCTGAAGTCCGCCGCCTCATCGTGAACAAGAACGCTGGAGAGACGCTGCTACAGCGCGCCGCCCGCCTGGGATACGAG GAGGTGGTGCTGCACTGTCTGGAGCGAAGGATCTGTGACGTCAACCACCGAGACAACGCCGGGTACTGCGCCCTGCACGAGGCCTGCGCCCGCGGCTGGCTGGGGATCGTACGCCACCTGGTGGAGCACGGAGCCGACGTCAACTGCAGCGCTCAGGATGGAACCAG GCCACTGCATGACGCCGTGGAGAATGACCACATGGAGGTGGTGCGCTTCCTGCTGGCCTGTGGCGCAGACCCCACCCTCACCTCCTACTCTGGACGAGGACCAATCAACATGACGCACagcgttgccatggaaaccttCCTGGAAG actATCTGTCCGACCTCCAGGGAAGGTCAAAGGGCGATCCAGGAATCTGCTGGGAGTTCTACGGCAGCTCAGTGTGCG AACCATCCAGTGAAGGGGGACAGTATAACATTCTTGCTGACCCTCCGGGGCctgaggaggacgaggaggatgaagaggaagatgaagatgaggagCAACGTGCCAGGAGGGAGGTGTTTGAGTTTGAACTGTCCGACCGACCGCTGCTGCCCTGCTACAACATCCAGGTGTCCCTGTCCGAGGG CCCCAGGAACTGGCTCCTCCTCGCTGACGTCCTGGGTCGACTTCGGATGACGTCTCGGTCTTTCCGGCGTCTCTTCCCGCAGCTCAACGTGCAGTCCATCCCTGAGGACGAGTTCTACCGGCAGGCGTCCCTGTCTCAGCTCCTGACGGGTCCTGATGAACAGGAGCTGGTGTCCTTCAGGCCGGACGTCAAGGACCCTTTGGAGCTGGTGGAAGCCACTCCCGAGCTGGCCGGTATGCTTGGCTCCTCCCTGGAGTTCGTGGACAGTCGCTGGGACTTGCTGGAGGCTTCGCCACCTCCAACGCCGCCCCCACCACCAATATCAAGACCATCACAAAGACCGGTACAACGCTTCCCACCACTGCTGGTACCACAGCGACAGGGGGTGACAGGAGCCGGTGGTAAAGTGGACAGTGTGTTTCAAAACCGGACGGCAGAGTCCGGACAGTGCAAAGAATTTAAAAACCTGGGATATTCTGCTCCAGCAGCtaaaatggaaaccaaaatggCCACTAGTGTTTGGGAACCACAACAGTTAGGAAGTAAGAACGCTGCAATACCTGCAAAGCCAAACATGACCGTGACGGCCAGCGTCTGGGAACCACAAAGGTTACGGAGTAAGAACACCGGGATCACCAATCTGACTCATTCGGACTCTAAGATGGACTCGAACATGTGGGAACCACAAAGACAACAAAGTAAGAACACCGGGATCCCTAACCCTGCTAATCCGGACTCTAAGATCGACTCCAGCATGTGGGAACAACAACGCCATCACAGTAAGGATCCTGGGATCGCTCATTCTAAGATGGACTCGAGCTCCTGGGAGGACCAAAATCCAGGAAACAGATCCACTGTGAACACTCCGTTCAAGTCCGACCTGGCGGTTGGTGCTAGCATGTGGGAACCACAGCGACTGCGCAGTAGGAATGCTGTGACCTCTGATGCCAAGGTGGACGCCGCCCTGTCAGAACCACAGCGGATACCCAGTAAGAACACTGCTAATCCTGCTAACTCTAATGGTGCTGCGGATGCTAACGCATGGAAACGACAGAGTCACAGGAGTAAGACTGACAAGGTTTCTGATTCTACAAAACCAGGTGCTTTGGTTGATGGAAGCGTTGGGGAACCACAACAACTGCAAAGTCAGAACGCTGGGATCTCCAGCCCTGCAAAGCTGAATGCTACGGTGGATGCTAACAAGTGGGAATGCCACGGAATAAAGAGAGTGGGCAGTACCGGCACAGCTCCCAAAAGAGAAGCTAACCCCTGCAACACCCACGACGATGGAGGTAAGACCATAAAGATGGACGCTGCCTGGCAGAGGAACCTGGGTAACGTCAGAGTCCACATCAGGGACCTGGGGATGAAGGTGGCAGGAGGTGCCATCCACAGAGATGTTAAGAAAGAGCAAGGGAAAAGCACCGCAAAGGGCGCCAGGGTTAAAACAAGgtcatga